One genomic region from Leishmania panamensis strain MHOM/PA/94/PSC-1 chromosome 10 sequence encodes:
- a CDS encoding hypothetical protein (TriTrypDB/GeneDB-style sysID: LpmP.10.0820): MYPLQRHSGAPARLASCARAPLAPRSHVQPPRQQLPAHRGVDLIQSAYAVLYKVHAHATQLVEEAEAYLTSTYGGTVTAAFKAKAQLYNPTPLKKDNTAAMAAESLLQRCLTMQALLELEGSNAAVSPSAAKDLANALSVLVACLPVDWQTLVVKPENVPAGGVSAAALVAPEVSAATPTQQAPTSTADGSRIAVSSTKRGTSTHAVGSLVTSPTDLVQLALLLRRRWTLQRDLNLLVVALRDICAVVAAGGEAASSGNNLRMSAAEDVPPPLMTVAVTLAMLQLPRMPAMLEVHEERMQVGRLPAGGIADATSAYPHPCPATVLPVWLWRASCATTSQHSEGVKMTAVPATVVVAALASARQITKQVFKWEAHVARYVTAVLAVPSSVSPQGQQPGSARGGVGSPAEASVMSLLHRSDKDFLFDVQVDMSLEHGACNEVQLLWLTAAAAALVAAAGAACGGALAAAGVEKRCSKVERTLRTISPGSAVARALLPGVLLLLGCAAACRRHGPENPASDASSRGLQYWMEAHMLGRQVLGSAHPVAVAVAALLPNSAVAASGERQPSASAPASFTAAHMQAVMPALSNGRNSDMTCLSGKDVSLPLHSQLQQQQRMPAGTLTRLPPLPPVPTSALRPPQHAPLFATSAPLRLEPASSPLASSRPLPALAASHPYLARPPQSPPYPSLSLQSAQTSVITTATAWSSKGDPPPPLGHTFPLPYTPSSTAAAVDGAATQFCRPSPRSSLSALKPPGGRSLRHCHRLQRPEDAFALRSVVKDATLPAGDKDGAPAKKKNTARRLKNSKGSPQSSTAALLLSAISSKSAVTAGTLTSAVSSDSNPRRQLKRDRKFLPAPGPPASPLSAASTSTLPQPKEQPESKQQQQQEGVQEPQQDELYKGAPLDLDATAQGVQVIEPEAEQQDSSRSGGAADTEAIGASASPIPAPVITTDQQCGLVLMSSHSNINLQPKGDGDAPDPHLAQAAGTDTENAEEEEEEEEEETLPERNARFQREIISYYAELNERRAKAALMIQLAWRSSKARQSLHVRRQALYRYVYTIQKAAALAIDGFLSCVLEQRRREAALCARTLADKRRLDQEQKEVAAAQRLTRAMCQWLQRQRERHRLCKELGITHGARLRLYMITAVKVQQWWRRVVVQRAYWRRHNVEMEEKHRLEAEAIRQAHAAVTIQARLRGIQARSRVAQLRETRKAEALELRRCRDSATTVLAIVLQEYAKRQGRRHREALAQEESRAKAAQRITVGWRRTVGRRRLDLAVKRARQLRTSATCIQQVWRRYAAGSQRRYLRQLRHTVQEERLEREARTYEVIRLLQCFGRSAQAQLLVRRLKACQGRTFMENLYLIQAAGRGALTRAEMRRMQVAEQARQRAAAAALEIRRLRATSLVQALLRAHVSRALVQQWRRTILTEKLVVRATAAREMREDTAATVLQRTVRRHQMRQRTAAAEAEAAAALAFLGAMAHRLQQAWRAFAARRERCYRAAAANQCARKRLEWEEVWQLIWQDQFTELDLLCVIERHYIEEQQHVERVRLYSYLCNPDDATNDKCGAETCGAPNADADVLKWAALYEE, encoded by the coding sequence ATGTACCCGCTACAGCGTCACTCCGGAGCACCGGCACGTCTAGCCTCCTGCGCACGAGCGCCTCTCGCACCGCGGTCTCACGTCCAACCGCCACGACAGCAACTGCCTGCCCATCGCGGCGTGGATCTCATCCAGTCCGCCTATGCAGTGCTCTACAAAGTGCATGCCCACGCCACGCAActcgtcgaggaggcggaggcgtaCCTAACCAGCACCTACGGCGGGACCGTGACCGCTGCGTTCAAGGCAAAGGCACAGCTTTACAACCCCACACCACTGAAGAAAGACAACACAGCCGCCATGGCGgcggagtcgctgctgcagagatGTCTAACGATGCAGGCGCTTCTGGAGCTGGagggcagcaacgccgccgtCTCACCAAGTGCAGCGAAGGACCTGGCAAACGCGCTCTCCGTGCTCGTGGCGTGTCTTCCAGTGGACTGGCAGACCCTCGTGGTGAAGCCGGAAAATGTGCCAGCCGGGGGCGTTAGTGCCGCTGCACTAGTCGCACCGGAGGTgtcggcagcaacgccaacGCAGCAAGCGCCTACTTCTACTGCAGACGGCAGTCGCATCGCAGTCTCCTCAACGAAGCGCGGCACCTCCACGCACGCCGTGGGCAGTCTCGTGACGAGCCCGACCGACCTTGTGCAACTggcattgctgctgcggcgccgatgGACACTTCAGCGTGACCTCAACCTCCTCGTGGTGGCGCTTCGCGATATCTGTGCTGTGGTCGCAGCCGGCGGGGAAGCTGCAAGCAGTGGAAATAACTTGAGAATGTCTGCAGCCGAGgatgtgccgccgccgttgatGACGGTGGCAGTGACTCTGGccatgctgcagctgccgcgtaTGCCCGCAATGCTCGAGGTGCACGAGGAACGCATGCAGGTGGGACGGCTGCCTGCCGGAGGCATTGCAGACGCAACTTCAGCCTACCCGCACCCCTGCCCCGCCACAGTGCTGCCGGTGTGGCTCTGGCGTGCTTCATGCGCCACTACAAGTCAGCATAGCGAAGGTGTGAAGATGACGGCGGTGCCTGCAACAGTGGTGGTAGCGGCGTTGGCCTCTGCGCGTCAAATCACAAAGCAGGTGTTCAAGTGGGAGGCGCACGTGGCCCGCTACGTGACCGCTGTCCTTGCAGTCCCATCTTCGGTATCGCCGCAGGGGCAGCAGCCGGGCAGCGCTCGCGGCGGCGTAGGCAGCCCAGCTGAAGCGAGCGTGATGTCACTGCTTCACAGGTCTGACAAGGACTTCCTCTTCGATGTACAAGTGGATATGAGCCTAGAGCACGGTGCCTGCAATGAAGTACAGCTCCTGTGGctcaccgcggcggcagctgcattggtggcagcagcaggtgccgcttgtggcggcgctctcgccgCCGCAGGAGTCGAGAAACGATGCAGCAAGGTGGAGCGGACGCTGCGCACGATCTCGCCCGGCtcagctgtggcgcgtgcgctgctgcctggaGTACTACTACTGCTGGGGTGCGCGGCCGCTTGCCGTCGTCATGGCCCGGAGAACCCGGCATCGGACGCGTCATCGAGGGGGCTGCAGTACTGGATGGAAGCCCACATGCTTGGGCGGCAGGTACTGGGCAGTGCGCACCCGGtagctgtggcggtggctgcgttGCTGCCCAACTCGGCCGTGGCTGCCAGTGGCGAGCGGCAGCCCTCAGCCTCTGCGCCGGCATCGTTCACGGCAGCGCACATGCAAGCGGTTATGCCAGCTTTGTCGAATGGTCGCAACAGCGACATGACGTGCCTCAGCGGCAAAGACGTCTCACTGCCGTTACactcgcagctgcagcaacagcagcgcatgcCTGCCGGCACACTCACCCGCCTGCCACCTCTCCCACCGGTGCCGACCTCTGCACTGCGGCCACCGCAACACGCGCCACTGTtcgccacctcggcgccgctgcgactTGAGCCAGCGTCTTCGccgctcgcctcctctcgtCCTCTCCCAGCCTTGGCGGCGTCCCACCCGTACCTGGCGCGACCACCACAGTCACCTCCATACCCGTCGTTGTCGCTGCAATCCGCGCAGACCTCAGTGATAACAACGGCAACGGCTTGGTCCTCGAAGGGCgacccaccccctcctcttggGCATACCTTCCCGCTGCCCTACACTCCTTcctccactgcggcagccgtTGACGGTGCTGCCACGCAGTTTTGTCGCCCATCGCCGCGGTCATCGCTGTCGGCGTTGAAGCCGCCTGGTGGCCGATCGCTGCGGCACTGCcaccggctgcagcggccggAGGATGCGTTCGCGTTGCGCAGTGTCGTGAAGGATGCCacgctgcctgctggcgaCAAGGACGGCGCTccagcgaagaagaaaaacacagcGCGGCGCCTCAAGAACAGCAAAGGTAGCCCGCAGAGCTCGACGGCAGCTTTGTTGCTCTCCGCCATATCCTCAAAGTCCGCTGTCACTGCCGGCACCCTCACCTCGGCGGTCAGCTCCGACAGCAATCCGCGTCGGCAGCTGAAGCGTGATCGCAAGTTCTTACCGGCGCCTGGTCCGCCAGCGAGCCcgctcagcgccgccagcacgtCAACTTTGCCGCAACCGAAAGAGCAGCCAGAatcgaagcagcagcaacagcaagaaGGCGTCCAAGAGCCCCAACAAGACGAGCTCTACAAGGGTGCGCCGCTCGACCTCGATGCCACCGCACAAGGCGTCCAGGTAATCGAGCCAGAAGCTGAGCAACAGGACAGCAGTCGTAGTGGGGGCGCTGCCGACACGGAGGCCATTGGTGCCTCGGCGTCGCCCATTCCCGCCCCCGTCATCACCACCGATCAGCAGTGTGGCTTGGTCCTCATGagcagccacagcaacaTCAATCTGCAACCCAAGGGAGACGGAGACGCACCCGACCCACATTTAGCTCAGGCCGCCGGTACAGACACAGAGAAtgccgaagaggaggaggaggaggaggaagaggagacgctTCCAGAACGCAACGCGCGCTTCCAGCGCGAGATCATCAGCTACTACGCCGAGCTCAACGAGCGGCGCGCGAAGGCGGCACTGATGATTCAGCTGGCGTGGCGCTCAAGTAAGGCACGCCAGAGCTTGCACGTCCGCCGTCAGGCCCTCTACCGATACGTCTACACGATCCAGAAGGCGGCCGCGCTTGCGATCGACGGTtttctctcgtgtgtgcTGGAACAACGCCGACGTGAAGCAGctctgtgcgcgcgcaccctAGCCGACAAGCGTCGGCTAGACCAGGAACAGAAGgaggtcgccgccgcccagcGGTTGACTCGTGCCATGTGTCAGTGGCTGCAACGACAGCGCGAGCGGCACCGCCTGTGCAAGGAGCTCGGCATCACCCACGGCGCGCGGCTACGGCTGTACATGATCACCGCAGTCAAggtgcagcagtggtggcgccgtgTAGTCGTCCAGAGGGCGTACTGGCGCCGCCACAATGTAGAgatggaagagaagcaccgtctcgaggcagaggcgatccggcaggcgcacgcagcggTCACAATACAAGCGCGACTGCGCGGCATCCAGGCGCGCAGtcgcgtggcgcagctgcgcgagaccCGCAAGGCCGAAGCGCTCGAGCTTCGTCGGTGCCGCGATTCTGCcacgacggtgctggcgatTGTACTCCAGGAGTACGCCAAGCGTCagggccgccgccaccgcgagGCGTTGgcacaggaagagagcagagcaAAGGCGGCGCAACGCATCACGGTGGGCTGGCGTCGCACCGTCGGACGTCGTCGCCTGGACTTAGCGGTGAAGCGCGCTCGACAGCTGCGCACGTCGGCGACGTGCATTCAGCAAGTCTGGAGACGCTACGCCGCAGGAAGCCAGCGCCGCTAtctccgccagctgcgccacacagtgcaggaggagcgcctGGAGCGCGAAGCGCGCACCTACGAGGTcattcgccttctccagtgCTTCGGCCGCagtgcgcaggcgcagctgctcgtgcGCCGTCTCAAGGCATGTCAAGGGCGCACCTTCATGGAAAACCTCTACCTTATACAAGCAGCCGGTCGCGGTGCCTTGACCAGAGCTGAGATGAGACGGATGCAAGTGGCGGAGCAGGCGAGAcagcgcgccgcagccgcggccCTTGAAATCCGGCGCCTGCGCGCAACCTCTCTTGTGCAAGCCCTCCTACGAGCGCACGTCTCCAGAGCCCTtgtgcagcagtggaggcgaACGATCCTCACAGAGAAGCTTGTGgtgcgcgccaccgcagcacgtGAGATGCGAGAAGACACGGCTGCCACCGTACTGCAACGCACTGTGCGCCGACATCAAATGCGCcagcgcaccgccgctgccgaagcagaggcggcagccgcactgGCATTCCTCGGTGCGAtggcgcaccgcctccagcaaGCGTGGCGCGCGTtcgcggcgcggcgcgaGCGGTGCTaccgtgctgccgccgcgaaCCAGTGCGCGCGCAAGCGGCTCGAGTGGGAGGAAGTGTGGCAGCTGATTTGGCAAGATCAGTTCACCGAGCTTGATCTTCTGTGTGTGATTGAGCGGCACTAcatcgaggagcagcagcacgtggagCGCGTCCGGCTCTACTCCTACCTGTGCAACCCGGACGATGCCACCAACGACAAGTGCGGCGCTGAGACCTGTGGTGCCCCTAACGCAGACGCGGATGTGTTGAAGTGGGCCGCCCTGTACGAGGAGTGA
- the RAB11 gene encoding small GTP-binding protein Rab11, putative (TriTrypDB/GeneDB-style sysID: LpmP.10.0830) yields the protein MEDTNLSFKIVLIGDSGVGKSNLMTRYTMSEFSQETPSTIGVEFMTKSIKIEERDAKIQIWDTAGQERFRAISRSIYHGAKGAMLVYDITNQTSFDSIPTWLQELRVFVPVTCCIFLIGNKCDLEHLRVVKKEVADRFARENGLSFLETSALEKTNVDKAFEWLAKSVYEVVVTPQTREADRTVPKPGRTVNMNPGETSEVKKSGGCC from the coding sequence ATGGAGGACACAAACCTCAGCTTCAAGATCGTCCTCATCGGCGACAGTGGCGTCGGTAAGTCGAACCTCATGACGCGGTACACGATGAGCGAGTTCAGCCAGGAAACTCCGTCCACCATTGGCGTAGAGTTCATGACGAAGAGCATCAAGATCGAGGAACGCGATGCGAAGATTCAAATTTGGGATACAGCAGGTCAGGAGCGCTTCCGCGCCATCTCGCGCTCCATCTACCACGGCGCGAAGGGTGCCATGCTGGTGTACGACATCACCAACCAGACCTCCTTCGACTCGATCCCGACgtggctgcaggagctgcgcgtcTTTGTGCCCGTCACGTGCTGCATCTTCCTGATTGGCAACAAGTGCGATTTGGAGCACCTGCGCGTTGTAAAGAAGGAAGTGGCCGACCGCTTCGCTCGCGAGAATGGCCTATCTTTCCTCGAAACAtcggcgctggagaagacgaACGTAGACAAGGCCTTCGAGTGGCTTGCCAAGTCCGTCTACGAGGTTGTGGTCACCCCGCAGACCCGCGAGGCCGACCGCACGGTGCCGAAGCCAGGCAGGACCGTAAACATGAACCCTGGCGAGACCTCtgaggtgaagaagagtggtggctgctgctga